One window of Bacteroidota bacterium genomic DNA carries:
- a CDS encoding glycosyltransferase family 4 protein, giving the protein MALVPCAHWLATEVEREGLTVHGVVPNAIDPEEFYQTVPPEARGLRLAALYHRHPVKGPDVLIAALNHVRTRLPTVEAEIFAARPPSHELPRWVQVHVRPSLDEVRSLYNRAAVLLHPSRSEGWGLVPMEAAACGVAIASSANPGIAEFLDDGTSVRCVPVGDGVALGDAALDLLRDPEIRISQALAGQRAVASFDMGAQSAHFLDLLASL; this is encoded by the coding sequence ATGGCGCTCGTCCCCTGCGCCCATTGGCTCGCGACAGAAGTGGAGCGCGAAGGCCTCACGGTGCACGGTGTCGTCCCGAATGCTATCGACCCCGAGGAATTCTACCAGACCGTCCCGCCAGAAGCGCGCGGCCTGCGCTTGGCCGCACTCTACCACCGGCACCCCGTCAAAGGCCCCGACGTCTTGATCGCTGCGCTGAATCACGTGCGTACTCGTCTGCCCACGGTCGAAGCCGAGATCTTCGCGGCCCGTCCGCCCTCGCACGAGCTTCCCAGATGGGTGCAGGTACACGTCCGGCCCTCTCTAGATGAGGTGCGTTCGCTCTACAACCGTGCGGCGGTGTTGCTACATCCGAGCCGGAGCGAAGGATGGGGCCTCGTGCCGATGGAAGCCGCAGCATGCGGCGTAGCCATCGCGTCTAGCGCGAATCCAGGGATTGCCGAGTTTCTGGATGACGGTACCTCGGTTCGATGCGTCCCTGTCGGTGACGGTGTCGCTCTGGGCGATGCTGCCCTCGACCTGCTTCGCGATCCAGAGATCCGCATAAGTCAAGCCCTCGCAGGGCAACGCGCTGTGGCGTCCTTTGACATGGGTGCCCAAAGTGCTCATTTTCTCGACCTCCTAGCTTCGCTCTAG
- a CDS encoding Xaa-Pro peptidase family protein translates to MKSLVDRTLHTAAPTVEAARIAQIRRHLEAHEADAVFVSAGHDVRWATGFTGSNALLIVTHGSIAFLTDGRYDEQAKREVRLGDVHIVQGDLGGFAAKLTLVPEGATALVQSDCLTVAAFEKLKGQFPTVGFVPVPSLLDAAVAAKSADEIERVRAAQAVTDDVFSALLPMIRPGVTEQALAAEITYAHLQRGASAMSFEPIVASGPNSALPHARPTTRVLQDGDVVLIDMGAYVEGYSSDMTRTLVLGQASAEVRHVYAAVLLAQEAAIEIAKAGRSGTELDAAARSVLVDAGYGDQFSHSLGHGVGLRVHEWPRLSQQVEHMLPVGTTVTIEPGVYLPGRFGVRIEDIIVLDEAGCDNLTSTPKTLLEL, encoded by the coding sequence ATGAAGTCCCTGGTAGACCGCACCCTGCACACAGCGGCGCCGACAGTCGAGGCGGCACGAATCGCGCAGATCCGAAGGCACCTCGAAGCCCACGAAGCTGATGCCGTGTTCGTCTCGGCAGGCCATGATGTGCGATGGGCTACGGGGTTCACGGGGTCCAACGCGTTGCTGATCGTCACGCACGGGTCGATTGCGTTCCTGACCGACGGGCGCTACGACGAGCAGGCGAAGCGCGAAGTCCGACTCGGCGATGTCCACATCGTCCAAGGCGATCTGGGCGGCTTCGCGGCCAAGTTGACCCTAGTTCCAGAAGGTGCGACGGCGCTCGTTCAGAGCGACTGCCTCACGGTCGCAGCCTTCGAGAAGCTGAAAGGGCAGTTCCCCACGGTCGGCTTCGTGCCCGTCCCTAGCCTCCTCGATGCAGCGGTAGCGGCTAAATCGGCGGACGAGATTGAACGGGTCCGTGCAGCTCAAGCCGTCACGGACGACGTGTTTTCGGCGCTTTTGCCGATGATCCGGCCTGGTGTCACGGAGCAGGCCCTCGCTGCTGAGATCACGTACGCGCACTTGCAGCGCGGCGCCTCAGCGATGTCGTTCGAGCCGATTGTCGCATCCGGCCCGAACAGCGCGCTCCCCCATGCGCGGCCGACTACCCGCGTGCTTCAGGACGGCGACGTGGTCCTGATCGACATGGGTGCCTACGTGGAAGGGTACTCGTCAGACATGACCCGAACTCTAGTGCTGGGCCAAGCGAGCGCCGAGGTCCGTCACGTCTATGCGGCCGTATTGCTCGCGCAGGAAGCGGCCATCGAGATCGCGAAAGCTGGAAGGTCGGGTACAGAGCTCGACGCGGCGGCCCGCTCTGTGTTAGTGGATGCAGGCTACGGCGATCAATTCAGCCACAGTCTGGGGCATGGCGTCGGGCTACGTGTGCACGAATGGCCTCGGCTCTCACAGCAGGTCGAACACATGCTCCCTGTTGGCACCACGGTAACGATCGAGCCTGGCGTGTATCTCCCCGGGCGCTTCGGCGTTCGCATCGAAGACATCATTGTTCTAGACGAGGCTGGTTGCGACAACTTGACGAGCACGCCGAAAACGTTGCTCGAACTGTAA
- a CDS encoding S8 family serine peptidase, translated as MASAFGRFKLQPDMLQRTNGRLWILVALSISVATLAAPAKAQVELIVRVADEGGETVKALLDDPAAARSDLLRGVEGVRRALPVDDGRSRERSEEWRARVFVLTFPDSAAYREAQARFEATSGVAYTQANGLYYLDAVQPGFEDGDLLDGDLLDGDLLDGDLLDGDLLDGDPLDGEPFADSLDVLRVTRAVEAWAITTGDPSVTIGLLDTGLMLDHPDLAAQVWRNPAEVPGNGLDDDGNGYVDDVHGYDFVDRTVVLGPGDYRDWDADVYEDGTQDHGTLTAGVMSAALDGEGMAGTAPGCPVVVLRAFGRDGAAEDDDLAAALVYAADLGVDVINLSFGRTRSSPLLQEALRYAGGKGTVLVASGGNVGGDAPHYPSDYLEVIGVVWLANDGLSRASVAQHGPGIAIGAPASSVLTTRLPNPEDPRPFQTQLYSRVGGSSLAAPQVAAAAALLRSIDRSLSPESIRDILTATAFDVGADGWDHETGAGLLDVAAALGGPFPGRIEITSPRMDGGVSSLTAPIEGSALAADFESYVLDVSPGHDDPDGRWERIVGPVRDQVRRSTLGTWTTEGFAEGAYTLRLSVSTRDGRTREVRHRITLDRSAPVVTVRYAGVAYDAGRNGVFVDLMADEPVQSELRVEGLGVAIAPEIKEEHGLFVPNTSLQAGTFAARVRVTNAAGLTAELPVSVTVPSDRRQPGLLRAERLDIPSGYLLPRVVDFDRDGLGEIVLNQAGAPGALGDTVVVYESTGQADAPLRRAATYAVPAIPRDVGDTDGDGRAELLFQVDPITLLVEASQPGGYPATERFRDEEGTTPTGTPLWGARLTDLDGDGRGEILGLDLRSPRFQPDADTAASTRWRVMERVGDSFQEAAILDNPTGVSPPLDRNLYQRPYGVSADFDGNGRMEWLTGDADGDLLLFEAVGDDQYDLVWTEESDRHNAGQRMAVGDFNGDGLPDFATFTTEFTASDLGTPAFGVLSVWSRSASAMPRLLAQAVFPGDSRTDGSLTAADFDDDGRDEVVVQHALQLWVLTVDSEKLQPIYHRGTDEAALGPVGFSSPQMAVGRMAPGVAPSLFVSGLGGSLWRFQAQQIVPPVPRWVESVALNEEAVHLRWVADGDSVAVYASAVDAPFDIVARVGGESIVVPASETTTYALAVIENGEVGPVSDTRTVRPHAPAQLVQSRVEDGSTIRLEFSERLDMSTEPDQFTLSRGEIAAVIVEGRRLVIRLDSVAPGLRELAWRDLRDREGTPVADSSVIVNFRNNIPLLYIVSVITTEDGTATLTFSEPVDPSLATDPNRYTLSPAGQVAIVDLRPDDARSVTLSFSGVAVGAVGRAVTVTVRGLRSINGAELATDGATVTLSKPAESLDDVFVYPNPVRLGVHGEEVVVAGLPSEADVSIYTTSGAQVRVLEERSSTFGGARWDLRDEQGRGVPSGVYLIRVAADGQQPVVVKLAVQR; from the coding sequence GTGGCCTCTGCCTTCGGGCGCTTCAAGCTCCAGCCTGACATGCTTCAACGAACGAACGGACGGCTGTGGATCCTGGTAGCACTGAGCATCTCGGTAGCTACGCTCGCAGCACCGGCCAAGGCGCAGGTCGAACTCATCGTACGTGTCGCCGACGAGGGGGGCGAGACGGTGAAGGCCCTGCTAGACGACCCAGCAGCGGCTCGGAGCGATTTGTTGCGTGGCGTCGAGGGCGTCCGCCGCGCGCTCCCCGTTGATGACGGACGATCTCGGGAGCGTAGCGAGGAGTGGCGAGCGCGCGTGTTCGTCCTCACGTTCCCTGATTCTGCTGCGTATCGTGAGGCCCAGGCTCGTTTCGAAGCGACCAGCGGCGTGGCGTATACCCAAGCGAACGGTCTGTATTACCTCGATGCCGTCCAGCCAGGGTTCGAGGACGGTGATCTCTTGGACGGTGATCTCTTGGACGGTGATCTCTTGGACGGTGATCTCTTGGACGGTGATCTCTTGGACGGTGACCCTTTGGACGGGGAGCCCTTTGCCGACAGCCTGGACGTGCTCCGGGTGACTCGGGCCGTCGAAGCGTGGGCGATAACCACGGGCGACCCGTCCGTCACTATCGGCTTGCTCGACACAGGACTGATGCTCGACCACCCCGATCTGGCAGCGCAGGTGTGGCGAAACCCCGCCGAAGTCCCCGGCAACGGCCTCGACGACGACGGCAACGGCTACGTCGACGACGTGCACGGCTACGACTTCGTGGACCGGACCGTCGTGTTGGGGCCTGGTGACTACCGTGACTGGGACGCTGACGTGTACGAGGATGGCACTCAGGACCATGGGACGCTCACGGCGGGTGTGATGTCCGCCGCCCTGGACGGAGAGGGCATGGCAGGTACCGCACCGGGCTGCCCCGTGGTCGTGCTGCGCGCGTTCGGCCGCGACGGTGCGGCCGAGGACGACGACCTCGCAGCGGCACTTGTCTATGCAGCGGACCTAGGTGTGGACGTCATCAACCTCTCGTTCGGCCGAACGAGATCGTCGCCGTTATTGCAAGAAGCGTTGCGATACGCGGGTGGCAAGGGCACAGTCTTGGTCGCATCAGGAGGCAACGTCGGCGGCGATGCACCGCACTACCCCTCCGATTATCTCGAGGTGATCGGGGTGGTCTGGCTCGCGAACGACGGCCTAAGCCGTGCCAGTGTCGCACAGCACGGGCCTGGCATCGCAATCGGGGCGCCTGCGTCGTCGGTGTTAACGACGCGGTTGCCCAATCCGGAGGACCCGCGTCCGTTCCAGACGCAGCTCTACAGCCGTGTGGGTGGCTCTTCGTTGGCAGCGCCTCAGGTTGCGGCGGCAGCGGCGCTGCTGCGCTCCATCGACCGCTCGCTCTCGCCCGAGTCGATCCGCGACATTCTCACGGCCACCGCGTTCGATGTCGGTGCGGATGGCTGGGACCATGAAACAGGAGCCGGTCTCCTCGATGTGGCGGCGGCCTTAGGGGGGCCGTTTCCCGGACGCATCGAGATCACGTCCCCACGAATGGACGGCGGCGTCTCATCGCTGACGGCGCCGATCGAGGGATCAGCGCTCGCGGCTGATTTCGAATCCTACGTACTCGATGTGTCTCCCGGCCACGATGATCCCGACGGCCGCTGGGAGCGCATTGTGGGACCCGTCCGTGACCAGGTGCGGCGGAGCACGCTGGGAACGTGGACCACGGAGGGCTTTGCGGAAGGGGCCTATACCCTTCGGCTTTCCGTGTCAACGCGCGATGGGCGCACGCGGGAGGTTCGGCATCGGATCACGCTCGACCGCTCTGCGCCTGTCGTCACGGTCCGCTACGCGGGTGTTGCGTACGATGCGGGACGAAATGGAGTGTTTGTCGACCTGATGGCCGACGAGCCCGTACAGTCCGAGCTACGCGTGGAGGGGCTGGGCGTGGCCATCGCACCCGAGATTAAGGAAGAGCACGGATTGTTCGTCCCCAACACGAGCCTTCAAGCAGGAACGTTTGCAGCACGAGTTAGGGTCACAAACGCAGCCGGATTAACAGCAGAGTTACCTGTTTCTGTCACGGTGCCCTCAGATCGCCGCCAACCAGGGTTGCTGCGCGCAGAGCGCCTCGACATCCCGAGCGGCTACCTATTGCCCCGCGTAGTCGATTTTGATCGAGACGGGCTCGGCGAGATCGTGCTAAACCAGGCCGGGGCGCCAGGCGCGCTGGGCGACACCGTCGTGGTCTACGAGTCAACGGGCCAAGCGGACGCCCCGCTGCGCCGCGCCGCCACCTACGCGGTGCCTGCGATCCCGCGCGACGTGGGTGACACGGACGGCGACGGACGCGCCGAATTGCTCTTCCAGGTAGACCCGATCACCTTGCTCGTCGAGGCAAGCCAACCGGGTGGTTATCCCGCTACGGAACGGTTTCGGGATGAAGAGGGCACGACCCCCACAGGGACGCCGCTGTGGGGAGCTCGGCTCACGGACCTGGACGGGGATGGACGCGGCGAAATCCTCGGCTTAGATCTCCGCTCACCTCGATTTCAACCCGACGCCGACACAGCGGCGTCGACTCGCTGGCGGGTGATGGAGCGCGTCGGAGACTCGTTTCAAGAGGCTGCCATCCTCGACAATCCCACAGGTGTGTCTCCACCGTTGGACCGCAACCTCTACCAGCGTCCCTACGGTGTATCGGCTGACTTCGACGGAAACGGACGCATGGAATGGCTTACGGGTGACGCAGACGGTGACCTGCTGCTCTTCGAGGCGGTCGGAGACGACCAGTATGACCTCGTCTGGACCGAGGAGTCAGACCGCCACAACGCGGGCCAGCGTATGGCCGTGGGCGATTTCAACGGGGACGGCCTGCCAGACTTTGCGACGTTTACGACCGAGTTCACTGCGTCAGATCTCGGCACGCCCGCGTTTGGCGTTCTTTCCGTATGGTCACGTAGCGCATCAGCTATGCCTCGGCTGCTTGCGCAGGCGGTCTTTCCTGGGGACAGCCGAACCGATGGATCGCTGACGGCCGCAGACTTCGACGATGACGGCCGCGACGAGGTCGTGGTCCAACACGCCCTTCAGCTTTGGGTCCTGACTGTAGATTCAGAGAAACTGCAGCCCATCTACCATCGCGGCACCGATGAGGCAGCACTGGGACCAGTCGGCTTTTCGAGCCCGCAGATGGCTGTTGGAAGAATGGCGCCGGGGGTAGCACCCAGCTTGTTTGTATCTGGGCTTGGGGGCTCACTGTGGCGCTTTCAGGCGCAGCAGATCGTACCGCCCGTGCCTCGGTGGGTGGAGAGTGTTGCCTTGAACGAAGAAGCGGTACACCTGCGGTGGGTCGCAGACGGCGATTCGGTTGCGGTCTACGCATCCGCGGTGGATGCTCCGTTCGACATCGTGGCACGGGTAGGCGGTGAATCAATCGTCGTTCCAGCCAGTGAGACTACGACGTACGCACTCGCGGTCATCGAAAATGGCGAAGTCGGTCCGGTGTCGGACACGCGAACCGTACGTCCTCATGCTCCCGCACAACTGGTACAGAGCAGGGTAGAGGACGGCTCAACGATTCGCCTTGAGTTTTCAGAGCGGCTGGATATGTCCACGGAGCCCGATCAGTTCACGCTAAGTCGCGGCGAGATTGCGGCGGTCATCGTGGAAGGGAGGCGACTTGTCATCCGTCTGGATTCGGTGGCGCCGGGGCTACGCGAACTCGCGTGGCGAGACCTCCGCGACCGCGAAGGAACGCCGGTCGCAGACTCGTCGGTCATTGTCAATTTCCGAAACAATATACCGTTATTGTATATTGTCAGTGTCATAACAACAGAAGATGGCACTGCCACACTCACCTTCTCCGAGCCGGTCGATCCAAGCCTAGCAACGGATCCAAACCGTTACACGCTCTCCCCAGCGGGACAAGTAGCGATTGTCGACTTGCGTCCTGACGATGCGCGTAGTGTCACGCTCTCATTCTCAGGCGTGGCCGTCGGCGCTGTTGGCCGTGCTGTAACGGTGACGGTGAGAGGCCTGCGTTCCATCAACGGGGCTGAACTTGCAACGGATGGCGCTACAGTGACCTTAAGTAAGCCTGCCGAGTCGCTTGACGATGTCTTTGTCTACCCAAATCCCGTCCGCCTTGGAGTGCACGGCGAGGAGGTGGTGGTCGCAGGCCTGCCGTCTGAAGCTGACGTTTCTATTTACACTACCTCCGGCGCCCAGGTGCGTGTACTTGAGGAGCGAAGCAGCACCTTCGGAGGCGCGCGATGGGATCTGCGCGACGAACAAGGACGGGGTGTACCCTCTGGCGTGTATCTAATCCGCGTTGCAGCAGACGGTCAGCAGCCAGTGGTCGTGAAGCTTGCAGTG
- the guaB gene encoding IMP dehydrogenase: MKIYQEGLTYDDVLLLPAHSAVMPRDVNTASRLSRGITLNVPILSAAMDTVTEAEMAIAMARQGGVGVLHKNMSITEQARHVRRVKRSESGMILDPITLRPNGTVADARLTMARNSIGGIPIVNLEGRLVGIVTNRDLRFEHDGTVVLQEVMTQAPLVTAPVGTTLDEAENILQRHKIEKLPVVDDDDKLLGLITFKDIQKKRKYPLACKDEFGRLRVGAAVGVTGDTHDRIRALSEAGVDFVVIDTAHGHSEGVLQTVREVKEAFGDLEIVAGNVATEAGAEALILAGADAVKVGIGPGSICTTRVVAGVGVPQLTAVMNAAIACRKYNVPLIADGGIKQTGDIPKALAAGADSVMIGGLFAGVEESPGETVLYEGRRYKHYRGMGSLGAMEAGSKDRYFQDAEDDLKKLVPEGIEGRVPYKGMLGEVIYQMLGGLRAAMGYCGAGSISALKDDAQFVRITGSGLRESHPHDITITEEAPNYSVRS; encoded by the coding sequence ATGAAAATCTATCAGGAAGGGCTGACGTACGATGACGTATTGCTGCTGCCGGCTCATTCGGCCGTGATGCCCCGCGATGTGAACACCGCAAGCCGCCTCAGCCGAGGCATCACGCTCAACGTGCCCATCCTCTCAGCCGCCATGGACACCGTGACTGAAGCCGAGATGGCCATCGCGATGGCGCGCCAGGGCGGTGTTGGGGTGCTCCATAAAAACATGAGCATCACCGAGCAGGCCCGCCACGTTCGTCGCGTGAAGCGCTCGGAGAGCGGCATGATCCTCGATCCGATCACACTTCGACCCAACGGCACCGTAGCGGACGCTCGCCTGACCATGGCACGCAACTCCATCGGCGGCATTCCTATCGTGAACCTGGAAGGACGTCTCGTGGGCATCGTGACCAACCGCGACCTCCGCTTCGAGCACGATGGCACCGTCGTGTTGCAGGAGGTTATGACCCAGGCCCCTCTCGTGACGGCTCCAGTCGGCACAACGCTGGACGAAGCTGAGAATATCCTCCAGCGTCACAAGATCGAGAAGCTGCCCGTCGTCGACGATGACGACAAGCTCCTGGGGCTGATCACCTTTAAGGATATCCAGAAGAAGCGGAAGTATCCGCTCGCCTGCAAAGACGAGTTTGGGCGCCTTCGGGTGGGCGCTGCCGTTGGTGTGACTGGCGACACGCACGACCGCATCCGTGCGCTCTCCGAGGCGGGCGTCGACTTCGTGGTGATCGACACCGCGCATGGCCACTCGGAAGGGGTGCTCCAGACCGTTCGTGAGGTCAAAGAGGCCTTTGGCGATCTGGAGATCGTGGCGGGCAACGTGGCGACGGAAGCCGGGGCCGAAGCGCTCATCCTCGCAGGCGCCGACGCGGTCAAGGTGGGCATCGGACCTGGGTCGATTTGTACGACGCGCGTCGTGGCCGGGGTTGGCGTCCCGCAGCTGACGGCGGTGATGAATGCCGCTATTGCATGTAGAAAATATAACGTGCCACTCATCGCGGACGGCGGCATCAAGCAGACGGGCGATATCCCGAAAGCACTCGCGGCCGGCGCCGACTCGGTGATGATCGGTGGCCTCTTCGCTGGCGTCGAGGAGAGCCCTGGCGAGACCGTGCTCTACGAAGGGCGCCGCTACAAACACTACCGCGGCATGGGCTCGCTCGGAGCGATGGAAGCAGGGTCAAAAGACCGCTACTTCCAGGACGCGGAAGACGACCTCAAGAAGCTCGTCCCCGAGGGGATCGAGGGCCGTGTGCCCTACAAGGGGATGCTCGGCGAAGTCATCTACCAGATGCTCGGTGGTCTCCGGGCGGCAATGGGCTACTGCGGAGCTGGATCCATCTCGGCCTTGAAAGACGACGCACAGTTTGTGCGAATCACGGGCTCAGGCCTCCGCGAAAGCCATCCGCACGACATCACGATCACCGAGGAGGCCCCGAATTACTCCGTCCGCTCCTGA
- a CDS encoding glycosyltransferase family 2 protein gives MRRIHSAPHALSLVVPFLDAGRWLPITVPSLLAQSTPIELVFVDDGSTDDSAARLSLLLAEHEARTRSLGHRVRVMRLRENQGRSVARNTGVSASQAPLVAFVDADVALPPDWAAQQVEAHERYSAVAVVPRRVPLGLDPTDDFHRYLRRKEGAIGARGAGAELPWKQFVTAAVTVRRRAFLEVNGFDPAISYGEDTDLGLRLGAAHPRGLRLHSSNIAYHHDPDTLERALANFSRFGRRDLPALLERHPTLHIDAASAGARGALARTLAQLVPPRLIRGVLPHLPASLHTLGVRGLCLRALQAPA, from the coding sequence GTGCGTCGTATCCACTCGGCTCCTCACGCGCTCAGCCTAGTCGTTCCCTTCCTCGATGCGGGACGCTGGCTGCCGATCACCGTACCCTCGTTGCTCGCGCAATCGACCCCGATCGAGCTTGTGTTTGTGGACGACGGATCGACCGACGATTCCGCCGCGCGCCTCTCGCTTCTCCTCGCCGAGCACGAGGCGCGTACGCGAAGCCTGGGTCATCGCGTACGTGTGATGCGGCTCCGTGAGAACCAGGGGCGTTCGGTTGCCCGAAACACTGGCGTGTCGGCGTCACAAGCACCTCTGGTGGCGTTCGTTGACGCGGACGTGGCGCTGCCACCAGACTGGGCAGCCCAACAGGTCGAGGCCCATGAGCGATATAGCGCAGTGGCCGTCGTGCCGAGGCGGGTGCCTCTAGGGCTCGATCCGACCGACGACTTCCATCGATATCTCAGGCGAAAAGAGGGCGCTATCGGAGCGAGGGGGGCGGGGGCCGAATTGCCTTGGAAGCAGTTCGTGACGGCAGCCGTGACCGTGCGTCGGCGCGCCTTTCTGGAGGTCAACGGCTTTGACCCGGCGATTAGCTACGGAGAAGACACGGACCTTGGCCTACGCCTTGGAGCAGCACACCCTCGCGGCCTGCGGCTACATTCGAGCAACATCGCCTACCATCACGACCCCGACACCCTGGAGCGTGCTCTTGCCAACTTCTCGCGCTTTGGCCGTCGTGATCTGCCGGCTCTATTGGAACGACATCCGACGCTCCATATCGATGCGGCATCGGCGGGCGCACGAGGTGCGCTGGCTCGGACGTTGGCACAGCTCGTGCCGCCTCGCCTCATACGCGGCGTGCTTCCCCACCTGCCCGCATCCCTCCACACGCTCGGGGTCCGTGGCCTCTGCCTTCGGGCGCTTCAAGCTCCAGCCTGA